A single region of the Populus nigra chromosome 2, ddPopNigr1.1, whole genome shotgun sequence genome encodes:
- the LOC133681488 gene encoding probable isoaspartyl peptidase/L-asparaginase 2: MGGWAIAVHGGAGVDPNLPRERQEEAKKLLTRCLQIGISALRSNLPAIDVVELVVRELETDPLFNSGRGSALTENGTVEMEASIMDGPKRRCGAVSGLTTVKNPVSLARLVMEKSPHSYLAFSGAEEFARQQGVELVDNDYFITEENVGMLKLAKEANSILFDYRIPAAGLESCSVGAAANSPLVMNGLPISVYAPETVGCVAVDSEGMCAAATSTGGLMNKKTGRIGDSPLIGSGTYAGDLCGISCTGEGEAIIRGTLARDVAAVMEYKGLGLQEAVDFVVKERLDEGRAGLIAVSRDGEVACGFNTNGMFRGFATEDGFMEVGIWE, translated from the exons ATGGGAGGATGGGCTATAGCGGTGCATGGAGGCGCTGGTGTGGACCCAAATCTCCCGCGAGAGAGACAAGAGGAGGCCAAAAAACTCCTCACTCGCTGCCTTCAGATCGGCATCTCTGCTCTTCGCTCTAATCTCCCCGCTATTGATGTTGTCGAACTTGTT GTGAGAGAATTGGAAACGGATCCCCTGTTCAATTCTGGCCGTGGATCTGCACTAACGGAGAATGGAACAGTGGAAATGGAAGCCAGCATAATGGATGGTCCTAAGAGAAGATGTGGTGCCGTATCAGGTTTAACCACAGTTAAAAACCCAGTCTCTCTTGCAAGACTTGTCATGGAGAAATCTCCCCATTCCTATCTTGCTTTTTCTGGCGCCGAGGAATTTGCTAGGCAACAg GGTGTTGAGCTGGTGGACAATGACTATTTTATAACAGAGGAAAACGTCGGGATGTTGAAATTAGCAAAAGAAGCCAACTCCATCTTG TTTGATTACAGAATCCCAGCCGCTGGATTGGAAAGTTGCAGCGTGGGTGCCGCTGCTAACAGTCCCTTGGTAATGAACGGACTCCCAATCAGCGTTTATGCGCCCGAAACAGTTGGGTGTGTGGCTGTGGACAGCGAAGGAATGTGCGCTGCCGCCACTTCAACAGGTGGGCTCATGAACAAAAAAACAGGTCGTATTGGTGACTCACCCTTGATTGGTTCTGGGACCTACGCTGGTGATCTTTGTGGTATCTCATGCACTGGAGAAGGAGAGGCCATTATACGAGGGACACTAGCACGTGATGTGGCGGCAGTGATGGAGTACAAGGGATTAGGCCTGCAAGAAGCTGTGGATTTTGTTGTGAAGGAGAGGCTTGATGAAGGGCGAGCTGGGTTGATAGCAGTGTCTAGAGACGGGGAAGTGGCGTGTGGTTTTAACACCAATGGGATGTTTAGGGGATTTGCCACTGAAGATGGGTTCATGGAAGTTGGTATTTGGGAATAA
- the LOC133682709 gene encoding D-3-phosphoglycerate dehydrogenase 3, chloroplastic-like: protein MAATSWNFMVTPTKPSLSWKLSFLSPLTTVNVTRRQNRTAKRFVVFATVFLDPKPTVLVAEKLGEAGLELLKTFANVDCSYNLDHEELCTKISLCDALIVRSGTKVTREVFERSGGRLKVVGRAGVGIDNVDLSAATEHGCLVVNAPTANTIAAAEHGIALLTAMARNIAQADASIKSGKWQRSKYVGVSLVGKTLAVMGFGKVGSEVARRAKGLGMHVIAHDPYAPADRARAIGVDLVSFEEAISTADFISLHMPLTPATSKMFNDDSFSQMKKGVRIVNVARGGVIDEEALVRALDSGTVAQAALDVFTEEPPSKDSKLVLHENVTVTPHLGASTTEAQEGVAIEVAEAVVGALKGQLAATAVNAPMLPAEILSELAPFVTLSEKLGRLAVQLVAGGRGVQSVKVTYASARGPDDLDTRLLRAMITKGLIEPISSVFINLVNADFSAKQRGLRITEERILLDGSPENPLEFIQVQIANVESKFSIAMSDSGEIKVEGRVKDGKPHLTMVGSFGVDVSMEGSLILCRQVDQPGMVGSVGSILGEENVNVSFMSVGRIAPRKQAVMTIGVDEEPSKEALRRIREIPAVEEIVFLKL from the exons ATGGCGGCTACATCTTGGAATTTCATGGTTACTCCGACAAAGCCTTCTCTCTCGTGGaaactctcttttctctctcctttaaCTACAGTCAACGTTACCCGCCGCCAAAACAGGACGGCCAAAAGATTTGTCGTCTTTGCCACTGTATTTCTTGATCCCAAGCCCACGGTCCTCGTTGCCGAAAAACTCGGAGAAGCTGGTCTCGAGCTACTGAAAACATTTGCAAATGTTGATTGCTCTTACAACCTCGACCATGAGGAGTTATGTACTAAGATTTCACTTTGTGATGCGTTGATTGTGAGAAGTGGGACTAAGGTCACCCGCGAGGTTTTTGAAAGGTCAGGCGGCAGACTTAAGGTTGTGGGTCGGGCTGGTGTTGGTATTGATAATGTTGACTTGTCGGCTGCCACTGAACATGGGTGTTTGGTGGTTAATGCTCCCACGGCTAATACGATTGCAGCTGCTGAGCATGGGATTGCTTTGCTTACTGCTATGGCTAGGAATATTGCTCAAGCTGATGCCTCTATTAAATCTG GAAAGTGGCAGAGAAGCAAATATGTTGGGGTTTCACTTGTGGGGAAGACACTTGCTGTCATGGGGTTTGGAAAGGTTGGTTCGGAAGTGGCACGGCGTGCCAAGGGTCTTGGCATGCATGTGATTGCACATGATCCTTATGCCCCAGCAGACCGTGCCCGTGCTATAGGTGTGGATTTGGTATCTTTCGAAGAAGCTATATCGACAGCAGATTTCATCTCCCTACATATGCCTCTTACCCCTGCTACATCAAAAATgttcaacgatgactctttttccCAGATGAAGAAAGGAGTCCGAATTGTCAATGTTGCTCGTGGTGGAGTAATCGATGAGGAAGCTCTAGTAAGAGCTCTGGATTCCGGGACTGTTGCTCAG GCAGCGCTTGATGTGTTTACAGAAGAGCCCCCTTCAAAAGACAGCAAGTTGGTGCTGCATGAAAATGTGACTGTGACTCCTCATCTCGGTGCTAGCACTACAGAGGCTCAG GAAGGTGTAGCCATTGAAGTAGCAGAAGCTGTTGTTGGAGCTTTAAAGGGGCAGCTTGCTGCGACTGCTGTAAATGCACCAATGCTTCCTGCCGAG ATCCTGTCAGAACTTGCACCATTTGTTACTCTGTCAGAAAAGCTTGGCAGACTGGCAGTCCAACTGGTTGCTGGTGGAAGGGGGGTGCAATCAGTTAAGGTGACTTATGCTTCTGCCAGAGGTCCAGATGATCTTGACACTCGGCTGCTTCGTGCGATGATTACCAAGGGTCTGATTGAGCCTATCTCCAGTGTTTTTATAAACTTAGTGAATGCTGACTTCTCTGCTAAGCAGAGAGGACTTAGGATAACAGAAGAGCGCATTCTGCTGGATGGTTCACCAGAAAATCCACTTGAGTTCATCCAGGTTCAAATTGCCAATGTAGAATCCAAATTTTCCATAGCAATGTCCGACTCTGGTGAGATTAAAGTTGAGGGAAGAGTGAAAGATGGGAAGCCCCACCTTACAATGGTAGGTTCATTTGGTGTTGATGTGAGCATGGAAGGCAGCCTCATACTGTGCAGACAGGTTGATCAACCAGGTATGGTTGGCAGTGTGGGGAGTATCCTTGGTGAGGAGAATGTAAATGTGAGTTTCATGAGTGTTGGTAGGATCGCTCCACGAAAACAGGCTGTAATGACCATTGGTGTCGATGAGGAACCCAGCAAGGAGGCGTTAAGGAGGATCAGGGAAATACCAGCAGTTGAAGAAATTGTGTTTCTTAAGTTGTAG
- the LOC133681492 gene encoding probable carbohydrate esterase At4g34215, whose amino-acid sequence MFKLLMLLLMFLSSLAANVSQDIFILAGQSNMAGRGGVEHGKWDGNVPPECRPNPSTLRLSAKLTWEEAHEPLHADIDVGKTCGIGPGMAFVDGLRANGSRIGVVGLVPCAVGGTKISKWARGTQLYSQLVSRAGASVKDGGTIRAILWYQGESDTVTKEDADAYKGNIETLITNLRTDLNIPSLPVIQVALASGEGKFIETVRSSQLAINLPNVKCIDAQGLALQRDNLHLTTMSQVQVGLKLASAFIDSFGNMP is encoded by the exons ATGTTCAAGCTACTTATGTTGTTGCTAATGTTCCTTTCCAGTTTAGCAGCTAACGTTTCCCAGGACATCTTTATTCTTGCTGGCCAAAGTAACATGGCCGGCAGAGGCGGTGTGGAACATGGAAAGTGGGACGGGAATGTCCCGCCGGAGTGTAGACCGAACCCATCAACACTTCGACTGAGTGCTAAACTCACATGGGAAGAGGCACACGAGCCACTCCACGCAGACATCGATGTGGGAAAGACATGTGGGATTGGCCCAGGCATGGCATTTGTTGATGGACTCAGAGCTAATGGCTCGAGAATTGGTGTGGTGGGTCTGGTCCCTTGTGCGGTTGGTGGGACCAAAATCAGTAAGTGGGCTCGAGGTACGCAGTTGTACAGTCAGTTGGTGAGTCGGGCTGGAGCGTCAGTAAAGGATGGCGGGACGATTCGAGCGATTTTGTGGTATCAGGGAGAAAGCGATACTGTTACAAAAGAAGATGCTGATGCTTACAAGGGAAATATTGAGACGCTTATCACCAACTTGCGCACTGATCTTAATATACCATCGCTGCCTGTAATCCAG GTAGCTCTTGCGTCAGGTGAAGGCAAATTCATAGAGACTGTCAGAAGTAGTCAACTTGCAATCAACCTACCTAATGTGAAGTGCATAGATGCCCAGGGACTGGCCCTTCAAAGAGATAACCTGCACCTCACTACAATGTCTCAAGTACAAGTAGGCTTGAAGTTGGCCAGTGCCTTCATAGATTCTTTCGGCAATATGCCATGA
- the LOC133682026 gene encoding probable carbohydrate esterase At4g34215 has translation MLYLLFLVLLTQGDLSMSEQLPQNIFILAGQSNMAGRGGVVNNTKNGIPSWDGVVPVQCQPNPSILRLSASLTWVQAHEPLHADIDYNKTNGVGPGMSFANAILTKVPNFGSIGLVPCAIGGTSISEWAKGGFLYDQLVRRTQFALQRGGVIRAMLWYQGESDTQIREDADAYEGRLDRFFIDLRADLGYPTLPIIQVALASGEGPYVEIVRNAQLGINLPNVQCVDAKGLPLEPDRVHLTTPAQVQLGQTLTDAFLQSLSSPIHIANNSCRRFSNLMFHSLIRPLLRFVMLIVAFT, from the exons ATGCTTTACTTGTTGTTCTTGGTTCTTCTAACTCAAGGCGATCTATCCATGTCTGAACAACTGCCTCAAAACATATTTATCTTAGCCGGACAGAGCAACATGGCCGGTCGTGGAGGCGTAGTCAACAACACCAAGAACGGCATCCCCTCATGGGACGGCGTTGTCCCTGTTCAATGCCAACCAAACCCATCGATTCTCCGGCTAAGTGCCAGCCTCACGTGGGTCCAAGCCCATGAACCTCTACACGCCGACATTGATTATAACAAGACCAATGGGGTTGGACCAGGGATGTCGTTTGCCAACGCAATCTTGACGAAAGTGCCTAACTTCGGTTCCATTGGTTTAGTACCGTGCGCCATCGGAGGGACTTCGATAAGTGAATGGGCAAAGGGAGGTTTCCTCTATGACCAGTTGGTGAGGAGGACTCAGTTTGCCTTGCAGAGGGGGGGAGTCATTAGAGCCATGCTATGGTATCAAGGAGAAAGTGATACCCAAATCAGAGAAGATGCTGATGCGTATGAAGGAAGGTTGGACAGGTTTTTCATAGATCTCCGCGCCGATCTAGGGTATCCAACGCTACCAATAATCCAG gtgGCTCTGGCATCCGGGGAGGGGCCGTATGTGGAGATTGTGAGAAACGCTCAACTGGGAATTAACCTTCCTAACGTGCAGTGCGTTGACGCCAAGGGACTTCCACTAGAACCAGACAGGGTGCACCTTACCACGCCGGCTCAGGTTCAACTCGGTCAGACTTTGACCGATGCATTTCTTCAATCGCTGTCTAGCCCAATTCATATTGCCAATAATTCTTGTAGGAGATTTTCAAATCTCATGTTTCACTCTCTTATCCGTCCATTATTGAGATTTGTTATGTTGATTGTAGCTTTTACTTAG